Proteins encoded by one window of bacterium:
- a CDS encoding dihydroorotate dehydrogenase electron transfer subunit, whose product MIRPSCEETRLLRHRDLSHNYFSLTFGPYTRAKECRPGSFIHVRLPHTDVYFRRAMSVAAIDPKKKEIEIIFKVFGRGTTLLSQFSKDQSIDILGPLGVPFALPKKNERVIMVAGGVGFPPLMYLATDMVARGYDPKKIEFFYGGRSEGDIIERTRIKKLGVNLHVATDDGSAGVKGLVTKPVEKFLQEHGDENLRMYGCGPEAMLKATNDLGIKYQTAGQLSLEAPMPCGIGVCLGCVVKTTAGEYVRVCVEGPVFNIGEVQL is encoded by the coding sequence ATGATTCGACCATCCTGTGAGGAAACCCGCCTACTCCGTCACCGTGATCTCTCACACAATTATTTCTCCCTGACTTTCGGACCATACACTCGCGCCAAAGAATGCCGCCCCGGCAGTTTCATCCATGTGCGCCTGCCGCACACCGATGTTTATTTCCGGCGCGCGATGTCGGTTGCTGCGATCGATCCGAAAAAGAAAGAAATAGAGATCATCTTTAAGGTGTTCGGACGTGGGACGACACTGCTGTCGCAATTCAGCAAAGACCAGTCGATCGACATCCTCGGTCCGCTGGGAGTCCCTTTTGCTCTCCCCAAAAAGAATGAACGAGTGATCATGGTGGCAGGCGGCGTCGGCTTTCCGCCGCTGATGTATCTGGCCACCGACATGGTCGCCAGAGGATATGATCCGAAAAAGATCGAGTTCTTTTACGGTGGCCGCTCGGAGGGAGATATCATTGAGCGGACCCGTATCAAAAAACTTGGCGTCAATTTGCATGTCGCCACCGACGATGGATCGGCCGGCGTCAAGGGGCTGGTGACCAAACCGGTCGAGAAGTTCCTGCAGGAGCATGGTGACGAAAACCTTCGCATGTACGGCTGCGGTCCGGAAGCGATGCTGAAAGCGACCAATGACCTTGGGATCAAATACCAGACAGCCGGACAGCTTTCACTCGAAGCACCAATGCCGTGTGGTATCGGCGTCTGTCTCGGTTGCGTGGTGAAAACCACTGCCGGTGAATATGTCCGTGTTTGTGTCGAAGGACCCGTCTTTAATATCGGTGAGGTGCAGCTATGA
- a CDS encoding tetratricopeptide repeat protein — protein MMLRRTTLFTALSLLLLYGLTGCVYYNTFYNAKKEFNTAEKMRKQSGTGSQSSYKNAIEKSLKVLEDHPNSKYYDDALYVVGASYYHTQQYSKAERRFRELLANFPESEFARQSMVYLAQSKLKLSDHDAAIELFEEIFAGDYDKSYKADAAMELGLYHAEEKDPERARGFFLSIRDSLGNDQQKLTAQSHLADSYFDQFAFSDALKAYLQILGMKPDKNLKYRALHRSAVCSYRLQRINTGLDYLDELAKDQIYYDSLGAIKLTKATGYEYLGDLSMAEATYEDVISTSDNNNWSTIANYQLGLIYQFDYDDLTTAKEYYDKAVRGNQSLDAGKDAVQRSADIAKLQMIEAKQKANREADEEARKEALKKKSDSTAVPSATRDTTLPADSTEPLTDSVTVDSLFETVDEVDSIAINAAADSLENLTRMADSLVADSVSNAARLADSLIADSVKNAARLADSLIADSIRNAAQATDTVSAVSVDSLIRIVNNADTVTSDSLAPAVVPTDSLSIDSLTPAVMPDSGAVDSTLTDSTKATSDAEEIAQQSQRMKAMQQTPTLAKAAPTPEQQARADSIAAERKRVAKLEADADIIFQLAELYWFQLNKPDSAIAELKGLISDYSTTSYAPRAMLALSTMYREHLTDTLGADSILQEAYRIYANTDYAPEILGLMGKVGTTEDKGYPEYYYRLAENYLIDSSNADSARYYYQYIIDSFPNSSLGVQARFNIAYILENYQSPGDSSVIFAYEAIIDSFPGTPQAQEAEKRITYKAPAKKQYIQPDKVKESERDDIKQGDPQVATPIKTDEADTTGRYIDPKERIYKGPKDEQLILLDIKPIETRIEFDYPAEASSIEGYQFEVYFQILLDFSGKVIDFELKSPAPHDEINRRAELTVGSMSFDPLEVNKELTRKSEMITLPEDQEDPRGRWYVYKYIVEKPDYLK, from the coding sequence ATGATGCTGCGCCGAACTACTCTTTTCACTGCTCTCTCGCTCCTGCTCCTCTATGGGCTGACAGGTTGTGTGTATTACAACACCTTCTACAATGCCAAGAAGGAATTCAACACGGCGGAAAAGATGCGGAAGCAGTCCGGCACCGGCAGCCAGTCGAGCTACAAGAATGCGATCGAGAAGTCTCTCAAGGTGCTCGAAGATCACCCGAATTCCAAGTATTACGATGACGCGCTCTATGTTGTAGGGGCCTCGTACTATCATACCCAGCAGTACTCCAAGGCAGAACGCCGATTCCGCGAGCTGCTGGCTAACTTTCCGGAATCCGAGTTTGCCCGGCAGTCGATGGTCTATCTCGCGCAGTCCAAACTGAAGCTGAGCGACCATGATGCCGCGATCGAGCTGTTCGAAGAGATCTTCGCCGGAGACTATGACAAGTCCTACAAGGCGGATGCCGCCATGGAGTTGGGGCTGTATCATGCCGAAGAGAAGGACCCGGAACGGGCGCGCGGATTCTTTCTCTCTATCCGCGATTCTTTAGGCAACGATCAGCAGAAATTGACTGCCCAGAGCCACCTGGCGGACAGCTATTTCGATCAATTCGCTTTTTCCGACGCTCTCAAGGCATATCTGCAGATCCTCGGGATGAAGCCGGACAAAAATCTGAAATATCGCGCATTGCACCGCTCGGCCGTCTGCTCGTATCGCCTCCAACGGATCAACACCGGTCTTGATTATCTGGATGAATTAGCCAAGGATCAGATCTATTATGATTCGCTCGGCGCTATCAAGTTGACCAAAGCGACCGGATATGAATACCTGGGTGACCTTTCGATGGCTGAAGCGACCTACGAAGATGTCATCAGTACATCGGATAACAACAACTGGTCAACTATCGCCAACTATCAGCTTGGCCTGATCTACCAGTTTGATTACGACGACCTGACGACAGCCAAAGAATATTATGACAAGGCGGTCAGGGGGAATCAGAGTCTCGATGCGGGGAAAGACGCGGTGCAGCGCTCGGCGGATATCGCCAAACTGCAGATGATCGAAGCGAAGCAGAAGGCGAATCGCGAGGCGGATGAAGAAGCCAGGAAAGAAGCTCTCAAGAAGAAAAGCGATTCCACGGCCGTACCAAGCGCAACTCGCGATACAACACTGCCCGCAGACTCCACCGAACCTCTGACCGATTCGGTAACGGTCGACTCGCTGTTTGAGACGGTGGATGAGGTCGACTCGATTGCCATCAACGCAGCTGCGGATTCGCTGGAAAACCTGACCAGGATGGCGGATTCGTTGGTTGCCGACAGTGTCAGTAATGCGGCGCGACTGGCGGACTCGTTGATTGCAGACAGTGTCAAAAATGCGGCGCGACTGGCGGATTCATTGATCGCAGACAGTATCAGGAATGCGGCTCAAGCGACTGACACCGTCAGCGCGGTTTCGGTTGATTCCCTGATCCGTATTGTGAATAATGCAGATACCGTTACTTCTGATTCTCTCGCTCCAGCGGTTGTGCCGACCGATTCCCTGAGCATTGACTCTCTGACGCCTGCGGTGATGCCGGATTCCGGGGCAGTCGATTCCACTCTTACAGATTCGACAAAAGCGACCAGCGATGCAGAAGAGATCGCGCAGCAGTCACAGCGAATGAAGGCAATGCAGCAGACTCCAACACTAGCCAAAGCAGCTCCCACGCCCGAACAGCAGGCAAGAGCGGATTCAATTGCCGCCGAGCGCAAGCGCGTCGCCAAACTGGAAGCGGATGCGGATATCATTTTCCAATTGGCCGAACTGTATTGGTTCCAGCTCAATAAGCCGGATTCGGCGATTGCGGAGCTGAAGGGGTTGATCAGCGACTACTCCACAACTTCATACGCCCCTCGCGCCATGCTGGCGCTCAGCACCATGTACCGGGAACATCTGACCGACACACTGGGTGCAGACTCGATCCTGCAGGAAGCATACCGGATCTATGCTAATACTGACTATGCGCCGGAAATTCTTGGATTGATGGGAAAAGTCGGGACCACTGAGGATAAGGGATATCCGGAATATTACTATCGTCTGGCCGAGAATTACCTGATCGATTCGAGCAATGCCGACTCGGCCCGCTACTACTATCAGTACATCATCGACAGTTTCCCGAACTCGTCACTTGGCGTACAGGCGCGCTTCAACATCGCTTATATTCTGGAGAATTATCAATCTCCTGGTGATTCCTCAGTGATCTTTGCCTATGAAGCGATTATCGACTCGTTCCCGGGCACTCCGCAGGCGCAGGAGGCAGAAAAGCGGATCACCTATAAGGCGCCCGCCAAAAAGCAGTATATTCAGCCGGACAAGGTCAAAGAATCGGAACGGGATGATATCAAGCAAGGCGATCCGCAGGTTGCGACGCCGATCAAGACCGACGAGGCCGACACGACCGGGCGGTATATCGACCCCAAAGAGCGGATCTACAAGGGGCCGAAAGATGAGCAATTGATCCTACTCGATATCAAGCCTATCGAAACTCGCATCGAATTTGACTATCCCGCTGAAGCTTCGAGCATCGAAGGTTACCAGTTTGAGGTCTATTTCCAGATCTTGCTTGATTTTTCGGGTAAGGTGATTGATTTTGAGCTAAAATCACCGGCGCCTCACGACGAAATCAATCGTCGTGCGGAACTGACCGTCGGCTCCATGTCGTTTGACCCGCTGGAGGTCAACAAGGAGTTGACACGGAAGTCTGAGATGATCACTCTTCCGGAGGATCAGGAAGATCCGCGGGGACGCTGGTACGTGTACAAATACATCGTTGAAAAACCGGATTACTTGAAATGA
- the pyrF gene encoding orotidine-5'-phosphate decarboxylase, giving the protein MSAVRNLLKIQQKNRSMICLGLDLDPKKMPSEYSGSAKGLFDFAHRIIDATADLVCAYKPNMAFYESLGPDGLSLLKVIRDRIPEEIPVIMDGKRGDIGNTAQYYAEAMYDRYRADWVTLNPYMGYDSLRPFLEFKDKGAFILCLTSNPGSKDFQLLEIDQKPLYLHVAEKVLYWNKEGNCGLVVGATHPDQLKGIRDVAGEMPFLIPGVGAQGGSLEEAAILGSDNFRKPAVINVSRSVLYASSDKDFAQRARAELERLNAQVTQLRAKVFQNQPAPPPPVEPAAESTDAPQAVSPEPNTGEQPERNNPAPN; this is encoded by the coding sequence ATGTCAGCCGTTCGCAATCTCCTCAAGATACAGCAGAAAAATCGTTCGATGATCTGTCTCGGGTTGGATCTCGACCCCAAGAAGATGCCATCGGAATACTCCGGTTCGGCCAAGGGGCTCTTTGATTTTGCACATCGAATCATCGATGCTACCGCAGATCTGGTCTGTGCCTACAAGCCGAACATGGCTTTTTATGAATCGCTTGGCCCGGATGGTTTGTCATTACTCAAGGTGATCCGCGATCGGATCCCGGAAGAGATCCCGGTCATCATGGATGGAAAACGTGGGGATATCGGCAACACGGCGCAGTATTATGCCGAAGCGATGTATGATCGCTACCGCGCAGACTGGGTGACGCTGAACCCTTATATGGGGTATGATTCATTGCGGCCATTTCTGGAGTTCAAAGATAAGGGAGCGTTCATTCTCTGCCTGACCTCCAACCCCGGCTCTAAGGATTTTCAGTTGCTGGAGATCGACCAGAAACCGCTTTATCTGCATGTCGCGGAAAAAGTGCTCTACTGGAACAAAGAAGGGAATTGCGGATTGGTGGTCGGCGCAACGCATCCGGATCAGCTCAAAGGGATTCGCGATGTTGCCGGTGAGATGCCGTTCCTGATCCCCGGAGTCGGAGCACAGGGAGGCTCGCTGGAAGAAGCCGCTATTTTAGGGAGCGACAATTTCCGCAAACCGGCGGTGATCAATGTCTCGCGCTCGGTGTTGTATGCGTCGAGCGACAAGGATTTTGCCCAGCGGGCACGGGCGGAGCTGGAGCGTCTCAATGCGCAGGTGACACAACTTCGGGCGAAAGTCTTCCAGAACCAGCCGGCACCACCGCCACCGGTCGAACCAGCCGCCGAATCGACAGATGCCCCGCAAGCTGTTTCACCCGAACCGAATACGGGCGAACAGCCTGAACGCAACAACCCGGCTCCGAATTGA
- a CDS encoding NAD-dependent deacylase produces MLEELASIIQQSRAGVVLTGAGMSAESGVPTFRGNEGLWAKFRPEDLATMNAFIANSKLVWEWYNWRRDLIRQVQSNAGHYALVELAGWFPSFTLVTQNVDNLHRMAGSDHVLEIHGNILRNKCADCNRPIELENEIEPSAIPKCPACGGKIRPDVVWFGEMLPEETIQAAFDAAEAADIFFSIGTSALVHPAATLPVVAKRHGAILVEINPDETPLTSLADYYFPAKSGEILPQLVEKLSQVGRVQ; encoded by the coding sequence GTGCTTGAAGAACTGGCCTCGATCATTCAGCAGAGCCGTGCCGGCGTTGTATTAACCGGTGCCGGAATGTCGGCCGAATCCGGTGTCCCAACTTTCCGCGGGAACGAAGGGCTTTGGGCCAAGTTTCGCCCCGAAGACCTCGCCACCATGAACGCATTCATCGCCAACTCCAAGCTGGTCTGGGAATGGTACAACTGGCGCCGCGATCTTATTCGCCAGGTACAATCAAATGCGGGACATTATGCGCTGGTGGAACTAGCCGGTTGGTTCCCTTCGTTCACCCTGGTGACTCAGAATGTGGATAATCTGCATCGGATGGCCGGATCTGACCATGTGCTGGAGATCCATGGCAATATCCTGCGAAACAAGTGTGCGGACTGCAACCGTCCAATTGAGTTGGAGAACGAAATAGAGCCGTCAGCCATCCCAAAATGTCCAGCCTGCGGCGGGAAAATCCGCCCCGATGTTGTCTGGTTTGGCGAAATGCTCCCCGAAGAGACAATTCAGGCGGCCTTTGACGCCGCCGAGGCGGCGGATATTTTCTTTTCGATCGGGACCTCAGCTCTGGTTCACCCGGCAGCGACCCTCCCGGTTGTGGCCAAGCGGCATGGGGCGATATTGGTGGAGATCAACCCGGACGAAACGCCGCTTACCTCCCTGGCAGACTACTATTTTCCGGCGAAATCGGGTGAAATACTTCCCCAATTGGTGGAAAAGCTGTCGCAAGTCGGACGGGTTCAGTAA
- a CDS encoding DUF1926 domain-containing protein, whose amino-acid sequence MTRFRLAIGLHNHQPVGNFDHVFEEAHQQAYKPFLELLAQYPKVSLSLHQSGILWDWQEKHHPEYLEQVKRLVADGRIELMTGGFYEPILTSIPQRDLRGQIEKLTGFLRNRFSADISGLWLTERVWEPHLPKVLAESGVGYLPVDDTHFLFAGMERSQLTGPFVTEFEGETVTLLPIQKKLRYLIPFGKVEEVISELKRQAEISLSGVAVYADDGEKFGVWPNTHKHCYDDRWLAEFFEALERNADWLEVVPLKVAADMTPVGRVYLPSASYEEMGHWALPTPGFLKYEAFEHWLKTMQKAEEHERFVRAGHWRGFLTKYEESNLMHKKMLAVSERLATFDKAHPEMNAQLEPVRDRLYAAQCNCAYWHGVFGGLYLPHLRQAIYAALLEAESKLRELAHTRVVTIAAKDHDADRRDEILVESAAFSAVFKPDRGGMLVDLGLLRHAFDLTDTLARRKEGYHRKLAVAQSETPHDGTASIHDLVIAKEPGLEKILVEDQYLKRCFIDHFLAEKTSVELFQSAQVEELGDFATGAYAAEFDADSGRVTLTRDGKVGSHGRQHAVRLTKNFYFLEEADRLEITYELRTTDGSTVSTHFAIENSFSFQAGHAHDRYLLIDSQRPSESFLDSVGSHQQVSSVGMVDDWRGLAVVLQSQRAGEIWHHPIHTVSLSEAGFEKVYQGTTILNCFHISISPEPMQMKFTLHAGSKESVLREIASSALAGNF is encoded by the coding sequence ATGACCAGATTCCGCCTGGCAATTGGACTGCACAACCATCAACCGGTGGGGAATTTTGATCATGTGTTTGAAGAGGCTCACCAGCAGGCCTACAAACCTTTCCTCGAACTGCTAGCGCAATACCCGAAAGTCTCGCTCTCATTGCACCAGTCCGGCATCCTCTGGGACTGGCAGGAGAAACACCATCCGGAATATCTGGAGCAGGTGAAGCGGCTGGTCGCTGATGGTCGGATCGAATTGATGACCGGCGGTTTTTATGAACCGATCCTGACTTCCATCCCACAACGTGATCTGCGCGGTCAGATTGAAAAACTGACCGGGTTCCTGCGCAATCGGTTTAGTGCCGATATCTCCGGGCTTTGGCTCACCGAGCGAGTCTGGGAGCCGCATTTGCCGAAAGTTCTCGCCGAGTCCGGTGTCGGGTATCTGCCCGTTGATGATACGCATTTCCTCTTTGCCGGCATGGAGCGCTCCCAGTTGACCGGGCCGTTCGTGACCGAATTCGAAGGGGAGACTGTCACGCTACTTCCGATCCAGAAAAAGCTTCGCTACTTGATCCCGTTCGGCAAAGTAGAAGAGGTGATCAGCGAGCTAAAGCGTCAGGCGGAGATATCTCTCTCGGGTGTGGCGGTCTATGCCGATGATGGTGAGAAGTTCGGCGTCTGGCCCAACACGCACAAACATTGTTACGATGATCGCTGGCTGGCTGAGTTCTTTGAGGCTCTCGAACGAAACGCCGACTGGCTCGAAGTTGTCCCATTGAAGGTCGCGGCCGATATGACGCCGGTAGGGCGGGTATACCTTCCTTCGGCCTCTTACGAAGAGATGGGGCACTGGGCACTTCCAACTCCCGGATTCCTCAAGTACGAGGCATTTGAGCATTGGCTGAAGACGATGCAGAAGGCCGAGGAGCACGAGCGATTCGTGCGCGCAGGGCATTGGCGCGGATTTTTGACAAAATACGAAGAATCCAATCTGATGCACAAGAAGATGCTGGCTGTTTCCGAGCGGCTAGCGACTTTTGATAAAGCACATCCTGAAATGAACGCGCAACTGGAGCCGGTGCGCGATCGATTGTATGCGGCGCAGTGCAACTGCGCATATTGGCATGGCGTATTCGGGGGACTCTACTTGCCGCACCTTCGCCAGGCGATCTATGCCGCACTGTTGGAAGCAGAGTCAAAACTGAGGGAGCTTGCGCATACCCGAGTCGTGACGATCGCAGCCAAAGATCATGATGCGGATCGTCGCGATGAGATCCTGGTTGAGTCTGCGGCCTTCTCCGCCGTCTTTAAGCCGGATCGCGGCGGAATGCTGGTCGACCTTGGACTTCTCAGACATGCGTTTGACCTGACAGATACACTCGCGCGACGCAAGGAAGGGTACCACCGTAAACTGGCAGTGGCGCAGAGCGAGACCCCGCATGACGGGACCGCCTCTATCCATGACCTGGTAATTGCCAAGGAGCCGGGGCTCGAGAAGATACTTGTCGAGGACCAGTACTTGAAGCGCTGTTTTATCGATCATTTCCTCGCGGAGAAAACCTCGGTTGAGCTGTTCCAGTCGGCGCAGGTCGAAGAATTGGGAGACTTTGCCACCGGGGCATACGCGGCCGAGTTTGATGCAGATTCGGGACGGGTGACTCTGACGCGCGACGGAAAGGTTGGCTCCCACGGACGACAGCACGCGGTAAGGCTGACCAAAAACTTCTACTTCCTCGAAGAAGCCGACCGACTGGAGATCACATACGAGCTTCGGACTACCGATGGCTCAACCGTGTCGACTCATTTCGCGATTGAAAACAGTTTCAGCTTCCAAGCCGGTCATGCCCATGACCGCTACCTCCTGATCGACAGCCAGCGTCCGAGCGAATCATTCCTTGACTCTGTCGGTAGCCATCAGCAAGTCTCCAGTGTCGGCATGGTGGATGATTGGCGAGGTTTGGCGGTAGTGCTGCAATCGCAACGGGCCGGAGAGATCTGGCATCATCCTATACACACGGTCTCACTCTCCGAGGCTGGATTCGAGAAGGTCTATCAGGGAACCACGATTCTCAATTGCTTCCATATATCGATCTCACCCGAGCCGATGCAGATGAAATTCACCCTGCATGCCGGCAGTAAAGAGTCGGTTCTTCGTGAGATAGCCAGCTCAGCTCTGGCGGGCAATTTCTAG
- a CDS encoding MCE family protein, giving the protein MAKTSHIEFRVGVITLLGFALLLASLYWLQGYKMERNAQRIKVLFGDVGTLSAGDRVTVSGVHKGKVNQLQLTGEGVMVELLLYRDVELHRDAQFVIKNLGVMGERFIAIHPGEAIERFDTAMVAIGKAEVGIPELMGVVGDIVIELRNMVSGIRQTVASDTSLARFDRTVANLESLSKSLVGFMDRNEAKLDRTSDNVVKASQQMSDLVARNAQIVDSTIRQFHQLSFGVDTLVQNLDTLSSDLRYFADQLNNGDGTLQLMMKDRRLYDDLRGTADNIDELISDIRANPQKYINLKVEIF; this is encoded by the coding sequence ATGGCTAAGACAAGTCACATCGAATTTCGTGTCGGGGTGATCACCCTGCTCGGGTTTGCCCTCCTGCTGGCATCCCTCTATTGGCTGCAAGGCTACAAAATGGAGCGGAATGCCCAGCGGATAAAAGTCCTGTTTGGTGATGTCGGGACACTTTCCGCAGGCGACAGAGTAACTGTTTCCGGTGTCCACAAAGGGAAAGTGAACCAACTGCAGTTGACCGGCGAAGGGGTGATGGTGGAACTGCTGTTGTATCGCGATGTTGAACTGCACCGGGATGCCCAGTTCGTCATCAAAAACCTGGGTGTTATGGGCGAGCGATTTATCGCGATCCATCCGGGCGAAGCGATCGAACGATTTGACACTGCCATGGTGGCGATCGGCAAGGCAGAGGTCGGGATCCCCGAACTGATGGGGGTCGTGGGTGATATCGTGATCGAACTGCGCAACATGGTGAGTGGGATCCGTCAGACGGTCGCCTCAGATACCTCGCTGGCAAGATTCGACCGGACTGTCGCTAATCTGGAATCGCTTTCGAAGTCGCTGGTCGGTTTTATGGATCGCAACGAAGCAAAGCTCGATCGAACCAGCGACAATGTCGTCAAGGCGTCGCAACAGATGTCGGATCTGGTGGCCCGCAATGCCCAGATCGTTGATTCGACCATCCGCCAATTCCATCAACTGTCATTTGGTGTTGATACCCTGGTCCAAAACCTGGATACGCTTTCGTCTGATCTTCGGTATTTCGCCGATCAATTGAATAACGGCGATGGGACACTGCAGCTCATGATGAAAGACCGCCGCCTGTATGACGACTTGCGCGGCACCGCCGACAATATCGATGAACTGATCAGCGACATTCGCGCCAACCCGCAGAAATATATCAACCTGAAAGTAGAGATCTTTTAG
- a CDS encoding dihydroorotate dehydrogenase — MTPDIRVSIAGVDFVNPLMTASGCCGYGEELANVFPLSKLGALVTKSITQKPRMGHRPPRTAETASGMLNAIGLANVGIDAFLTDKLPWLETQPTKVIVNVAGSSIKEYVDVSARLADSPRVDMIELNISCPNVDKGGIEFGVDPVMTEKCVSEVRAVFKRPIIAKLGPNVTDITAIARAAEAGGANALAIMNSAFGTSADIETWRPRLTNNRGGLTGPAIKPMALLMVDVVYRSGVKLPIIGIGGIATWQDVVEFMLFGATAVQIGTHLFVEPDSPVKIATGLKAYMKRRKLATVADLVGKVQRW; from the coding sequence ATGACTCCCGATATTCGCGTCTCGATTGCCGGTGTTGATTTCGTCAATCCGCTCATGACCGCCTCCGGTTGCTGTGGATATGGCGAAGAACTGGCAAATGTCTTTCCGCTCTCAAAGTTGGGAGCACTGGTGACGAAGTCGATCACGCAGAAGCCACGCATGGGACACCGTCCGCCCCGCACAGCAGAAACCGCCTCGGGGATGCTCAACGCTATCGGCCTGGCAAATGTCGGGATCGATGCGTTTTTGACCGACAAACTCCCCTGGCTCGAAACGCAGCCAACCAAGGTGATCGTCAATGTCGCCGGATCATCTATCAAAGAGTATGTTGATGTTTCCGCGCGCCTGGCCGATTCACCGCGCGTCGATATGATCGAACTGAATATCTCCTGTCCGAATGTTGACAAAGGCGGGATCGAGTTCGGCGTTGATCCGGTGATGACCGAGAAATGTGTCTCAGAAGTTCGCGCCGTTTTCAAACGTCCGATCATCGCCAAGCTTGGCCCGAATGTCACCGATATCACGGCGATCGCCCGGGCGGCCGAAGCTGGTGGCGCCAATGCACTGGCGATCATGAATTCGGCATTCGGAACCTCAGCCGATATCGAGACCTGGCGCCCACGCTTGACCAATAATCGCGGCGGCCTGACCGGCCCGGCGATCAAGCCGATGGCCTTGTTGATGGTTGATGTCGTCTATCGCAGTGGAGTGAAACTCCCGATCATCGGGATCGGCGGCATCGCCACCTGGCAGGATGTCGTCGAGTTCATGTTGTTCGGAGCGACCGCCGTGCAGATCGGGACACATCTGTTTGTCGAGCCCGATTCGCCGGTCAAGATCGCGACCGGGCTCAAAGCATATATGAAGCGCAGAAAACTGGCCACGGTCGCTGACCTGGTCGGTAAAGTACAGAGGTGGTAA
- a CDS encoding DinB family protein → MREHFDNLFRYNEWANRRLFVRLPEVVDKDPFTLTLFSHLVIVEKVWLSRILRTGETFAIWDPIPLPELIRHLNQAAQQWSQYLSTLTDQQFKQQISYVNTKGIAFQNSLQEIATHTINHSTHHRGQIIVLMRRAGIEPPVLDYIVHARNE, encoded by the coding sequence ATGCGAGAGCACTTCGATAACCTCTTTCGCTATAACGAGTGGGCCAACCGGCGGCTGTTTGTCAGGCTCCCTGAGGTAGTGGACAAAGATCCATTCACCCTGACGCTTTTCAGTCATCTGGTGATTGTAGAAAAGGTCTGGCTGAGCCGGATACTTCGAACCGGCGAAACTTTCGCTATCTGGGACCCGATTCCCCTGCCGGAATTGATCCGTCATCTCAATCAGGCGGCCCAGCAGTGGAGCCAGTATCTGTCCACGCTGACCGACCAGCAGTTCAAGCAACAGATTTCGTATGTGAACACCAAAGGGATAGCATTCCAGAACAGCCTGCAGGAGATTGCGACTCATACTATCAATCACTCGACCCACCATCGCGGCCAGATCATCGTGCTGATGCGGCGGGCCGGGATCGAACCGCCCGTATTGGACTATATCGTGCATGCCCGGAACGAATAG
- the rsgA gene encoding ribosome small subunit-dependent GTPase A yields the protein MGSPEPGVVIGTQGKSFEVRLPDGQHLSCEVRQRVKFHTDHQSPVTVGDDVLVTRVDESNGVIEKVLDRRTSFFRPAKGKEGTKQVIAANLDQLAIVSSVIAPPLKTGLIDRFLIAAELGTLTPLIIINKIDLGEPDDLDGVVKEYRSLGCQIVATSAQSGQGIEELTRLLTDHRTLFVGHSGVGKSTLLNYLIPGLDLKTRRLSDRTNRGQHTTTTIKLYELPTGGFAVDSPGLKVMGLWEVRKEDLADYYPDFRKYHINCKFQPCSHLHEPGCAVQQAVEKGEIRRFRYDNFIAIANSLEEEPW from the coding sequence ATGGGAAGTCCGGAACCAGGAGTAGTCATTGGCACACAGGGGAAGTCGTTCGAAGTACGACTTCCGGATGGGCAACATCTCTCTTGTGAGGTTCGCCAGCGCGTTAAATTCCACACCGATCATCAGTCGCCTGTTACCGTGGGTGATGATGTTCTGGTAACGCGAGTCGACGAGTCCAACGGCGTCATCGAGAAAGTGCTGGACCGCCGGACCTCGTTTTTCCGTCCCGCCAAGGGGAAAGAGGGGACCAAGCAAGTTATTGCGGCCAATCTCGACCAGTTGGCAATTGTCAGTTCTGTCATCGCTCCGCCTCTCAAAACAGGCTTGATCGATCGGTTCCTGATCGCCGCGGAACTGGGAACACTTACACCCCTGATTATCATCAACAAGATCGATCTGGGGGAACCCGATGATCTGGATGGAGTCGTAAAGGAGTACCGCTCCCTGGGTTGCCAGATCGTGGCGACCTCGGCGCAATCCGGCCAGGGGATAGAGGAGTTGACCCGGCTGCTCACGGATCATCGAACGCTTTTTGTCGGCCATTCAGGGGTGGGGAAATCGACCCTCCTGAATTACCTGATTCCGGGACTCGACCTCAAGACCCGCCGACTTTCCGATCGAACCAACCGGGGTCAGCACACGACCACTACGATCAAGCTATATGAACTTCCGACCGGCGGATTTGCGGTCGATTCTCCGGGGCTCAAAGTGATGGGGCTCTGGGAAGTGCGCAAAGAGGACTTGGCCGACTACTACCCGGATTTCCGGAAATATCATATCAACTGCAAATTTCAGCCGTGCAGCCACCTTCATGAGCCGGGGTGCGCTGTACAGCAGGCGGTTGAAAAAGGGGAGATACGGCGCTTTCGATATGACAATTTCATCGCCATAGCGAACTCCCTTGAGGAGGAACCGTGGTGA